The genomic window ACCTAAATATTTTACCAATGGTTGAAATGCTGGCAAGTCTTTTACCATCAAACGAGAAGAACGCGATTGTTTACCCAAAAAGAGGAGAACACGGTTCAGCCTCAGGCTTCGCGTCCCAGTACGGCAACGTACGGCACACTTTGACgacttatctatttatttattcaaCCTTCCAAAGGTTTCTAATTATGTCGTGTCCGTGCGAGAGCTTTCCTCCAATCACCTGACGTTTGCATTGAGACTACTAGTTGAATTAAAATAATTACTATTTATGCGTAATTGTCGGTACTTTTATAAGCAATGGCCACTTTAAATGTCCTTTCcttctaaaaatttagagaatGAAACTACATAATAGGCACGATGCttgaatataattatttatttatttacaaatattcttaaaatataatgtaacatgtaataaattaattcaatgTATTATATAGATTTGTCAAAACTACCGTGATACTATCGCGATATTATAACAACTATTACTTAAAGTTATAGAATAAATTACATACGTACAAGCTAAAGTATACTAAATTTTAAGATCATAAATttatcaattaaattaaatttgagctaaaatcaaattatgaatatataattattatatatgatattaaataatttgcataaaataaaaatatatctattttatatatttttattatatataataatcatattataataaaaaattatgaatgcaatatatatttatttcaatTGTTGTATGAATTCTTTCATAATTGTTATGATACTTATGTAAGAAATTAAAAACCATCATCTTATTGTTTGCATTTATGAGCATTCTTATCTCATTAATTTAATTAATGCATGACTTTCACCTTATTAATAATATGGGATAGAAGCAGAATTTAAATCTCATCATTAATTCAAtactattaataaatttttattgagtAAGCataaatcaatatattttaaGCAAATATgcctattaataatattattaacatTTATATTAATTTAGAAGTACTAATGAATCTATCGTTTAATGACCATATCttgatagatatatatatatataagatttggTTAAGCTATAATGGTAATTCTTTACCAGAAATTACTGAAATAAAATAGCTAATCATTTTCCATCGTGTTCTGAACAGCCAAAACATTTCCAGCATGATCGTGACCGTCCAAAGCTCATATAATTCGTCATTTGCCAGAAAACTGTATAAATTTGTTCTTTTTTCTAtccttttatttatatttatcttttaaAGTCGAAAGCACCGTACGTTACGGGACCTTCCTGGAGCTTTCTTCCGTTTGGAGTGGGGGAGGCAATAATTCTGTTTCCACCCAGCGTCCCCTGGTCGGTTCCACTGGCATTCCGTGCTATTAGTCAACTGATCCGATCTGTTCGCTCCACTTTATGCGGTTGTGATCAAACCACACAAATGGATTCCTAGTGGTCCTTTTGGTTATCCTCGCTTTGTATTCAATTCCAAAAGTAATTTGCACACTCTAATGGTTGATCAAGTCTAATCCATTTTCGAATACCATAGTACGCAATATTCTCATCATTTCCGTTACCTGATcccttttttttggtaaatagttACCTGATCCGTTTAATTTTGAAACTTATGATGAGATCTGAATCTCTATTTTTTAATTACACATCTGATCCATAACTCTTTACCTTCCAAGATACCGGGTGGAGATCGCTCTGCATCCAATCATCGAACCCACACGAATCGTACAGGAGACTCCATTTTTCCAACGAGGAACGTGGACCTAAAATCCAAAAGAAACAACTATAAAATATTAACAGCCCAACCATTGAAATCCGAATTAAACAATAATATAATCTCGACAGCCCAACCATATTGGGACCAAACGGAGTATCCCACCGTACCATCAGTATAAAACTCACCACCATGGTTGCGTTTCTTCCTTCTGGTGCGACTCTCTTCCCTATTCTTATCCCACATCGATCGCGTTTCGAATTCCTCTTCTCTGCTTTCCGTTCTCTCCCGTcgacccttctccttctccttccccttCTTATAATTTAAGGTTATATAGCAAACTTCTTCAGGAGCTAATCAATCGCGGTATCAGTGTTCCTATATAGGAATATAGTTAAATGGAGAGCAAAGGGGATACAGAAGAGATCCAAAAACAGAGGAAACGAGCTCTTTCTCTGCGCTCTCTCATCGAGAGGATAGTGATAAGAGGAAAACATGTCCAAATTCCCCCCATCACTCTTTAATGTCtgcctccctctcccctctctatATATGGACCTCTGGCCTTTCTCCtaaatccctctctctctctctctctctaaatccAATTTTTTCGCTcaatctctccctctcccttttgGTTCCGATTCATGCAGCGAGGCATGAAGAAATCGAGGGGTTTCAGATTGGGGCGAAGGCTGGTGAGAATATGGCGATGGGTTTTCCGATGCCGCCGCCCCAAGAATTACATCCGCCTCAACCCCGCCCAACCCCAATCCCTAATCCGATCCGGAACCCACTATTCTAGGACCATAACCTCGACGATGACGACAAAATTATTCGACTGGGGCCGCGACCTTACCAGCCGCATCCGCTACTCCGGCCGTGGCGCCGGCCGGAAAGCGCACTGCCCCCTCCGCGGGGACTGGGTAGCCGACGGCGACGACGTGGAGCTTCTGGGGCGCCAGAAAGGAGGAGGAAGCCGGAAGCCACCCCCACCGAAGGGGCATCTGGTGGTGTACGTTGGGGGGAAGAAGGACGGGGGGCGCCGAAGCGGTACCTGGTGCCGGTGATCGACTTCAACCACCCGCTGTTCGCGGAGTTGTTGAGGGAGGCGGAGGAGGAGTTCGGGTACCACCACCCCGGTGGGATCACCATCCCCTGTCCGGTCTCTCGATTCGAGCGCGTCCAGACTCGGATCGCCGCCTGCCGGAAGAGCTCCCATCCCCACTGGTTCTAAAGCAAGCATCACACATCTCTGACGTCATGTATTCTAGAAAAAGGAATAGATGTATTTTTTTTCCGTCTTCTCTGCTTATGTGTATGTATTGCTGCAGCAAGTCGGAGGTTTGCTCTCGCCAGGTTTCTTTGTTCTTCTCGGAGGTGATTTttagattttcttttcttttttttcttttggtaattcaaaatatattaagaagtgcaaaaaaatatataacgTTTACAACCCAAAAAAAAGCCAACCCAAAAACAGAGATAACCCGAAAAGTTAGCCCACCCAGAAGTGATTGGTATAGATGAAGTGGAAGCTACCTTCCTTGCAGACATGTACCATGGGATGGGCTCTATTTTCCAAGGGCTTGCAGAGTTTATTTGCCTCCTATTCCTTGGAGACctctcaccccccccccccctcttcctTCTGAAGGCGACGGCAAGCAAGAGGTGAGTTCAAAGCTTCCAGGATCTGgtcggagatttttttttttcttcttcttttttaatttaaactACACAATGACTTGGAAGGCATAGGgagttcttttattatttttttgattttttttatatacatGATGGTTGAAATATCGTCGCCATTTCTGTTTGGTTATTTACTTATTTCGCTTCCTTTTCTATCTATAATAAAGGAAAACATCAAATAAGGCGAGGTGGGGGGAAAGAACGAGCGGGTGTGCCATTTTGCGTGTGAAATTCGAATCCAAGTTTAACTTTATTTAGTGTATTCTCATCTCGGTTTGTTTGTTGGCTTTTTTTGTACTTGGTGGCATGATTAGATgagaataatttatattatacCAGCTTTAGTTAGAGACTTTGCTTATCTTTTCGTTAAAAAAGATTCTGCTAATATATTTTTGCTCTTTTCTGGGCGAATTCCTTTTTCTTTGGGACGATGGAGCTACAGTTCCGCATGGACAATATGGTCAGGCACGTACGCACGTAAATGATTTAGGCAAAACGCTTACATAGAAATATATGTTTTGCCCTATAAGTATTTTCCAAGCAATATGCAGACAAAACTAATTTATTTACCCATCAAAGAAcggccattaaaaaaaaaagaaagtgaaaGCAGCCCGTACGCCCGACGCGGCTACACGTCATGGGCATCAGGATGGTTCGGTGGTACATAGGATGATGAAAATGTGCTCTTTGGACGAAAAATCTGCCTCTTTGGAGTAGGTAGGAAGCAGGATCCGTGAGCGATTTGCTGACAAGCAGGTAGTATGTGGGCGTATTGAACTGTGGAGGTGATCATCGTGACGTAGTTTCTTGTTTTTGTATCTCCTTTTTTTTGTAAGCTGCTTCTCGTTGCTTTCTTCAGTACATCGGATGTGAGTTTTATGGATTGAAAGGTTCCAAGTGGGCCAGTGAATCCACGGTTTCATTCAAGAATTTACTCCGTTACTTAACATTAATAAAAGACTACACCAATCTATATTTTGCCCCCCGTTCTTTTGTTCcccatcaaatcaaacaaatcattCAGAATTCCAAGCTGTAATTTTCGATGAAGAGCGGTGGATCTAAGCCCTTTTCATCATAATTGTTGACTGTAATGAGGAAAATCATGGAGAATAACCGAGGGGATTGGTGTTTTATTATAGAATTTAAATTATGAACTGATGATGGCAGATTAGGGTAGAAATTCATGATCATGAGCATGACATCCGTGCATAACAGAAAGTATAATCTGGGTACCGGCCCTttaatcaattatcaatcaactcTTGAATCCTGAGTGTTGCTTCTGGTCTCCCCGTTTGAGATCAGCCATCAAGGTAGATGTGATCAAGATAGAGCTACCGCTGGAGCTTCGTCCGAACATCTGCAAAAAAATCTCATCGGAGGTGTTCTTCGgtgaagatcctccgatgcttaagttagaagaTAACAATGAAATGAGAGAGTAAAGAGTCGATTGCATATCTTGGAGAGTCTCGGAGCCTTTATTTATAGGGAAGGAGTTGGAGTCATATCCGTCTCGGAGTCCTGATAAATTTTGGATTTGTTGCACAAATTGATTCagataagatatttttcttttacgAGAGACTCGATTGTGGAGGAATTCTATTCTACCTAATCTTTCCCAATTTGAGGGGGAGACGGATCTGGTAAGGAGCTTAGCTTGTCCGCGGATGAGTTATAATAGATCATCCGAAATCGAGGTAATGGAGTCCACGAAGCAGGTGTTGGACGTCAAGTTGGCTGAGATTGGTCAGCCATATAAGAGCTATGGTAGATCGGCTGAGATTGGTCGGTCGTGTATGAGCTATGGTAGATCGTCTGAGATTGGTCGGCCATGTATAAGCTATGATAGGTCGTCTAAGATTGGTCGACTGTGTATAAGCTATGGTAGGTCAtctgagattggttggccatgtaTAAGATATGGTCGATCGTCCGAAGATGAGGTGAATCAGAATTAGGCTGAGTAGAAACTCCAGCCAACTCGATAGGTCGTGCTTGATAGTCTTCATCTGTCGTATACTCATAATCTAATAGTCATCATCTTCCATAGCTCGGCCAGCGTCGAGGATGTAAAAGCCGAGGTCGAGGTATAGATCTACAATAAATGCCCTCCACTCTCAAGGTCGAGTTATCCATAGATCGATCGAAGAGAGTACCAGTTTGAGATCGAGGCTGATCTAATTTCATCGAGCTGTCCTCCGTTGACATATGTCGAAGATCAACTTCCTAAGGTAAACTATCTTAAAATTTGGACCGTTGATTCCTCGAATCCGTGGAAGCCACATATTAACCAAACAGAGGCTGTCATTTGTCGAGCATCGATGGGGGAAGATAAATCGATAGTAAATCGAGGCCGTCCCGACTTTTACAAATAGGGCTACGGTAACTTCATTTTTATCGTTTTTACTATTCAGAGGGAGAACTCTGTCACTTTGTATTTCTCGAAGATTTTGCTCGGTCGGGGCTGATCTGAGGCCTGTATCAAAATAGTTAAATTGT from Elaeis guineensis isolate ETL-2024a chromosome 4, EG11, whole genome shotgun sequence includes these protein-coding regions:
- the LOC105043588 gene encoding LOW QUALITY PROTEIN: auxin-responsive protein SAUR36 (The sequence of the model RefSeq protein was modified relative to this genomic sequence to represent the inferred CDS: inserted 1 base in 1 codon); this encodes MQRGMKKSRGFRLGRRLVRIWRWVFRCRRPKNYIRLNPAQPQSLIRSGTHYSRTITSTMTTKLFDWGRDLTSRIRYSGRGAGRKAHCPLRGDWVADGDDVELLGRQKGGGSRKPPPPKGHLVVYVGGKKDGGXPKRYLVPVIDFNHPLFAELLREAEEEFGYHHPGGITIPCPVSRFERVQTRIAACRKSSHPHWF